Proteins encoded within one genomic window of Hevea brasiliensis isolate MT/VB/25A 57/8 chromosome 8, ASM3005281v1, whole genome shotgun sequence:
- the LOC110645110 gene encoding uncharacterized protein LOC110645110 — MLCLTERESEERMMKVRAAMEEVINELTAEEEVKAVVEKEIGELAIKEEQTEIIRELRDLPPAHYIFKIENFSYLSNAKVESYESSDFEVGGYKWRLSLYPKGNKKVNDKNEHVSLYLVLAESNAVPMHKEINVHFKLFVYNQIQDKYLVVQDAKDKVRRFRGAKTEWGFDKLVSLNAFNDASNGYLVDDCCIFGAEIFVMERTSKGECVSIVKELANSYTYTWKIQKFSNCNQAGYTSPVFVIGGYKWSLTLYPNGYSEEKGKCLSMFLHLEDSKPFNSGQKLYTGFILRLRDQLFGVHREQKANNKFCTSANNWGVTKLIPLSDLNDASKGFILDDAVIVEVEITLMTVIKEFS, encoded by the exons ATGCTCTGTTTAACCGAAAGGGAAAGTGAAGAGAGAATGATGAAAGTAAGAGCAGCCATGGAAGAAGTGATCAATGAACTTACTGCCGAAGAAGAAGTAAAAGCAGTTGTGGAAAAAGAGATCGGTGAACTTGCTATCAAAGAAGAACAAACAG AAATAATAAGGGAACTAAGGGATCTTCCACCAGCTCACTACATATTCAAGATTGAAAACTTCTCTTACCTTTCTAATGCAAAGGTAGAAAGCTATGAATCCAGTGATTTTGAAGTTGGTGGATACAAATG GAGGTTGTCTCTTTACCCTAAAGGAAACAAGAAAGTAAATGACAAGAATGAACATGTTTCTCTGTATTTAGTACTAGCCGAATCAAATGCAGTCCCCATGCATAAAGAGATAAATGTGCACTTCAAGTTGTTTGTTTATAATCAAATTCAGGATAAGTATTTGGTTGTACAAG ATGCAAAGGACAAGGTAAGGCGTTTTCGTGGAGCGAAAACAGAATGGGGTTTTGACAAATTAGTTTCTCTCAATGCTTTTAATGATGCCTCAAATGGATATCTTGTTGATGATTGTTGCATATTTGGTGCTGAGATTTTTGTTATGGAACGTACTAGTAAAGGTGAGTGCGTGTCTATTGTGAAGGAGCTTGCTAACAGCTATACCTACACTTGGAAAATTCAAAAGTTTTCAAATTGCAACCAAGCAGGATATACATCTCCGGTGTTTGTTATTGGTGGATACAAATG GAGTTTGACGCTTTATCCCAATGGGTATTCAGAAGAGAAAGGCAAATGCTTGTCCATGTTTTTACACTTGGAGGATTCAAAACCTTTTAACTCTGGACAAAAGCTCTATACTGGATTCATCCTGCGTTTGAGGGATCAACTTTTTGGAGTTCATCGTGAGCAAAAAG CTAATAATAAATTCTGCACTTCTGCCAATAATTGGGGTGTCACAAAGCTTATACCTCTCAGCGATCTCAATGATGCATCGAAGGGATTCATACTAGATGATGCTGTGATTGTTGAAGTCGAAATTACTTTGATGACAGTGATCAAGGAGTTCTCTTAA
- the LOC110645119 gene encoding uncharacterized protein LOC110645119, whose product MEEVINELTAKEEVKAVVEEEIGELAIKEEQTEVIKELRDLPPAHYIFKIENFSYLSNAKVESYESSDFEVGGHKWRLSLYPKGNKKGNDKNEHVSLYLVLAESNAFALHKEVNVYFKLFVYNQIQDKYLVVQDAKGKVRRFRGAKTEWGFDKLVSLSAFNDASNGYLVDDCCIFGAEIFVIERTTKGECVSIVKELANSNTYTWKIQKFSDWNQVGYTSQVFVIGGYKWSLTLYPNGYSEEKGKCLSMFLHLEDSKPFYSGQKLYTGFILRVRDQLFGVHREQKANNKFCTSANNWGFTKLIPLSDLNDASKGFILDNTVIVEVEITLMTVIKEFDSDQGVLLKL is encoded by the exons ATGGAAGAAGTGATCAATGAACTTACTGCCAAAGAAGAAGTAAAAGCAGTTGTGGAAGAAGAGATCGGTGAACTTGCTATCAAAGAGGAACAAACAG AAGTAATAAAGGAACTAAGGGATCTTCCACCAGCTCACTACATATTCAAGATTGAAAACTTCTCTTACCTTTCTAATGCAAAGGTAGAAAGCTATGAATCCAGTGATTTTGAAGTTGGTGGACACAAATG GAGGTTGTCTCTTTATCCTAAAGGAAACAAGAAAGGAAATGACAAGAATGAACATGTTTCTCTGTATTTAGTACTAGCCGAATCAAATGCATTCGCCTTGCATAAAGAGGTTAATGTGTACTTCAAGTTGTTTGTTTATAATCAAATTCAGGATAAGTATTTGGTTGTTCAAG ATGCAAAGGGCAAGGTAAGGCGTTTTCGTGGAGCGAAAACAGAATGGGGTTTTGACAAATTAGTTTCTCTCAGTGCTTTTAATGATGCCTCAAATGGATACCTTGTTGATGATTGTTGCATATTTGGTGCTGAGATTTTTGTTATAGAACGTACTACCAAAGGTGAGTGCGTATCTATTGTGAAGGAGCTTGCTAATAGCAATACCTACACTTGGAAAATTCAAAAGTTTTCAGATTGGAACCAAGTAGGATATACATCTCAGGTGTTTGTTATTGGTGGATACAAATG gAGTTTGACGCTTTATCCCAATGGGTATTCAGAAGAGAAAGGCAAATGCTTGTCCATGTTTTTACACTTGGAGGATTCAAAACCTTTTTACTCTGGACAAAAGCTCTATACTGGATTCATCCTGCGTGTGAGGGATCAACTTTTTGGAGTTCATCGTGAGCAAAAAG CTAATAATAAATTCTGCACTTCCGCCAATAATTGGGGTTTCACAAAGCTTATACCTCTCAGCGATCTCAATGATGCATCAAAGGGATTCATACTTGATAATACTGTGATTGTTGAAGTCGAAATTACTTTGATGACAGTGATCAAGGAGTTTGACAGTGATCAAGGAGTTCTCTTAAAGTTATAA